One genomic window of Mercenaria mercenaria strain notata chromosome 2, MADL_Memer_1, whole genome shotgun sequence includes the following:
- the LOC123564355 gene encoding protein transport protein Sec24A-like isoform X2 produces MANAQNTNANWQNRPAVPSLPTQPTVGVPLGGQRPPIADNMQLKTGQSVLNGPVPISGPPGQPLFRPPSSVNGIASPSVSQGSMQMNGQFSGIRPPVSSGPVMNGPNQGPPFQGNQFNQPRQGYPGSSGQFRPDGPPQNFRPPFSGAPPSSQGVFRPQQTGGPSGMPPMQGIPQFSTQSSQGGVSGPPGVTASQGMARPPLSQAQQTQSQDRPNELPVPFHGHGQYSHQVGMALTPGITPANSGPSSQRSSRTNSPAVINPNLDALEGQFRGTPEQETQPPGNPQQQWSQQHGLPPASQQQDMPPASNFPGVPPSSQQTGVPSWQPDMPGLPPTSQQTGMPSSSQQRFPPPPANQPQFGVPPMSAPNQRPGFPPPQMTTGQQPRFPPTSMGMRPGFPPVSSTSQQPGFPPPPVSTNQVPGFPPTSASQHPRFPPPPTTANQQPGFQPAPTSANQQPGFPPPPSANQQPGFPPPPTSANQQPGFRPPPTSVSQQPGFPPPPTSASQQPGFPPQPSSANQYQGFQPNSPLGQPRSQPYAPQGKTIGEFVNTYPKQNTGLNAMTSNFSNMSVQGSQNINLLQQKKLIPPDGVETPKPVIPNDNRNVNCNPEVFRCTMNNIPQTSALLNKSRLPLGILIHPFKDLSQLPVIQSSVIVRCRSCRTYINPFVYFVDSRRWKCNLCYRVNELPDEFSFDPVSKSYGDPQRRPEIKSATIEFIAPSEYMLRPPQPAVYLYLIDVSFNAIETGYLTVFCETLLDVLDRIPGDSRTQIGFIAYDSSVHFFNLAEGLSQPQMLTVTDVDDIFLPSPDDLLVNLNECKSLVIDLLNQLPTLFENNMETRSALGAALQAAFKMTTATGGRLTVMQTVLPTYGPGALQNREDSTQKTSKDISSLGPATDFYKKLALDCSAQQIAVDLFMFNGQYADIASIECISKFSGGCVSYYPSYHAVRSPHLAEKFEADLRRYLTRKVGFESVMRIRCSKGISIHTFHGNFFVRSTDLLSLPNVNPDAGFGMQMSIEEPLTDMSTMCFQAALLYTSSKGERRIRVHTLCLPVTNQISEIHAGADQQAIIALLAKMAVDRSISSSMSDAREAIVNASIDILNAYSSTLPASQRVGNLCSNDQLKLIPLYCLALLKSTAFRTGISTSLDDRTYALHQCKSLPTTELIRMLYPDLYPIHTIMDVEMVKKGSLEFPKLPLLQLSSANIDRNGAYLLDTGDTIYLYLGSAVNPQFCQDVLDRPHFASIQEGGITELPELENDGSERVRSFITYLLDGRSNGAALVVVREDGKLRMKFFQHFVEDRTESSISYIEFLQQIQMQIKS; encoded by the exons TAGGAGGCCAAAGACCACCCATAGCAGATAATATGCAGTTAAAAACAGGGCAGTCGGTATTAAATGGACCTGTTCCTATTTCAGGCCCACCAGGCCAGCCCTTATTTCGGCCACCATCAAGTGTAAATGGTATTGCTTCACCATCAGTGTCACAAGGAAGTATGCAAATGAATGGTCAGTTTTCAGGCATAAGACCACCTGTGTCCAGTGGTCCTGTAATGAATGGACCTAATCAAGGACCACCTTTTCAAGGAAATCAGTTTAATCAACCAAGGCAAGGATATCCAGGATCAAGTGGACAGTTTCGACCAGATGGTCCGCCACAAAATTTTAGGCCTCCATTTTCAGGGGCCCCACCTTCAAGTCAAGGTGTATTCAGACCTCAGCAAACAGGAGGACCTTCAGGAATGCCACCTATGCAAGGGATCCCCCAATTTTCAACACAATCGTCACAGGGAGGTGTGTCAGGGCCTCCTGGTGTGACAGCATCGCAGGGCATGGCAAGACCACCTTTGTCACAAGCCCAACAGACACAGTCTCAAG ATCGTCCGAATGAACTCCCTGTACCATTTCATGGACATGGCCAGTACTCGCACCAAGTTGGTATGGCACTCACTCCCGGGATAACACCTGCTAACTCAG GTCCATCATCACAAAGGTCATCAAGGACAAATTCTCCTGCAGTGATCAACCCGAATCTTGATGCTCTAGAGGGACAGTTTAGGGGAACACCAG agcAAGAGACCCAACCCCCAGGTAATCCCCAGCAACAATGGAGTCAGCAACATGGTTTACCCCCAGCATCTCAACAACAAGACATGCCCCCAGCATCAAATTTTCCTGGTGTGCCTCCTTCATCACAGCAAACTGGTGTTCCTTCTTGGCAACCAGACATGCCAGGTTTGCCTCCCACTTCGCAGCAAACTGGCATGCCTTCTTCATCACAGCAAAGATTTCCTCCACCCCCAGCCAATCAACCTCAGTTTGGTGTCCCTCCCATGTCAGCCCCCAATCAGAGACCAGGATTTCCTCCTCCACAAATGACTACTGGCCAACAGCCAAGGTTTCCCCCTACATCCATGGGTATGCGACCAGGATTCCCTCCTGTCTCATCAACCAGTCAACAACCAGGATTTCCTCCACCTCCAGTTTCAACCAATCAAGTACCAGGATTCCCTCCAACATCAGCAAGCCAGCATCCAAGGTTTCCACCACCCCCAACAACAGCCAACCAGCAGCCAGGATTTCAGCCCGCTCCAACTTCAGCCAATCAGCAACCAGGATTTCCACCACCTCCTTCAGCCAATCAGCAACCAGGATTTCCACCACCTCCAACTTCAGCCAATCAGCAACCAGGATTTCGGCCACCCCCAACATCAGTCAGCCAACAACCAGGATTTCCGCCACCTCCAACTTCAGCCAGTCAGCAACCAGGATTTCCTCCACAACCAAGTTCAGCAAATCAGTACCAAGGCTTTCAGCCAAATTCCCCTTTAGGTCAGCCGAGAAGTCAACCGTATGCTCCACAAGGGAAAACTATCGGAGAGTTTGTCAATACCTACCCAAAGCAAAATACTGGACTGAATGCCATGACATCGAATTTTAGCAACATGTCTGTGCAG GGTAGCCAGAATATAAATCTGTTACAGCAGAAAAAGTTAATCCCTCCCGATGGGGTAGAGACACCAAAGCCAGTGATACCAAATGATAACAGGAATGTCAACTGTAATCCAGA AGTGTTTCGTTGTACGATGAACAACATACCCCAGACGTCAGCATTGTTAAACAAGTCCAGGTTACCCCTTGGCATTCTCATACATCCTTTCAAAGATTTGTCC CAATTGCCTGTGATACAGTCCAGTGTTATAGTGAGATGTCGCTCGTGTAGGACGTACATCAATCCGTTTGTTTATTTTGTAGACAGTCGACGGTGGAAATGTAATCTTTGTTACAGGGTTAATGaat tGCCAGATGAGTTTTCATTTGACCCAGTGAGTAAAAGTTATGGTGATCCACAGAGGAGACCAGAAATCAAATCAGCGACCATAGAGTTCATAGCACCTTCAGAATATATG TTAAGACCACCACAGCCAGCAGTGTACCTTTATTTGATAGATGTGTCTTTCAATGCCATAGAAACAG GTTATTTAACTGTTTTCTGTGAGACATTACTAGATGTGTTGGACCGGATACCAGGCGATTCTCGGACACAGATAGGTTTCATAGCATATGACAGTTCTGTACATTTCTTTAATCTGGCCGAGGGTTTGTCTCAGCCTCAGATGCTCACTGTTACAGATGTAGATG atatttttctACCCAGTCCTGATGATTTACTAGTCAATCTAAACGAGTGTAAAAGTTTGGTAATTGATCTGTTAAACCAGTTACCAACATTATTTGAGAACAATATGGAAACCAGAAGTGCCCTTGGTGCCGCACTGCAAGCAGCTTTCAAAATGACG ACGGCCACTGGTGGACGACTGACTGTTATGCAGACTGTGTTACCAACATACGGCCCTGGTGCACTACAAAATAGAGAAGATTCAACACAGAAAACTTCCAAA GACATTTCAAGTCTTGGTCCAGCAACAGATTTTTACAAGAAGCTGGCATTAGATTGTTCTGCCCAGCAGATAGCAGTTGATCTCTTCATGTTTAATGGACAATATGCTGATATTGCATCCATAG AATGTATATCAAAGTTTTCTGGTGGTTGTGTGTCATATTACCCATCATACCATGCTGTGCGGTCACCGCATTTGGCGGAAAAGTTTGAGGCAGATCTCCGGCGGTACCTGACACGGAAGGTTGGATTTGAATCTGTGATGAGAATTCGGTGCTCAAAAG GAATTAGTATCCACACATTTCATGGTAATTTCTTTGTGAGATCTACGGACTTGCTGTCATTGCCCAATGTGAACCCAGATGCTGGGTTTGGTATGCAGATGTCGATAGAGGAGCCACTGACAGACATGTCAACCATGTGTTTCCAGGCTGCACTCTTGTATACTTCCAGTAAAG GTGAAAGACGTATTCGAGTGCACACACTTTGTTTACCAGTAACGAATCAGATCAGTGAAATACACGCAGGGGCTGATCAACAAGCTATTATAGCTTTACTGGCTAAGATGG CTGTAGACCGCAGTATATCATCATCTATGTCTGATGCGAGGGAAGCAATTGTGAATGCTTCCATTGATATATTGAATGCATACAGCAGTACATTACCAGCATCGCAGAGAGTCGGAAATCTCTGTTCCAATGATCAGCTTAAACTTATACCACTCTACTGTCTGGCATTGCTCAAATCT ACGGCATTTAGGACAGGTATATCAACTAGTTTAGATGACAGAACATACGCTCTTCACCAGTGTAAAAGTCTGCCGACAACTGAACTGATTAGAATGTTATACccagatctatatcctatacataCAATTATGGACGTG GAAATGGTGAAAAAAGGAAGTCTGGAGTTTCCTAAATTACCGTTACTTCAGCTGTCATCAGCTAACATTGATCGTAATGGGGCGTATCTACTTGACACAGGAGATACAATATACCTGTATTTAGGTAGTGCCGTAAACCCACAGTTCTGTCAGGATGTGTTAGACAGACCACACTTTGCCTCAATACAAGAGGGTGGcatt ACAGAACTTCCTGAACTAGAAAACGATGGATCAGAGAGAGTGCGTTCTTTTATTACCTATTTGTTAGATGGTCGATCAAATGGTGCAGCCTTGGTTGTAGTCAG GGAAGATGGCAAGTTGAGAATGAAATTTTTCCAGCATTTTGTAGAAGATCGGACAGAGTCAAGTATATCATATATAGAATTCTTACAACAAATACAGATGCAAATAAAGAGCTGA
- the LOC123564355 gene encoding protein transport protein Sec24A-like isoform X1, whose product MANAQNTNANWQNRPAVPSLPTQPTVGVPLGGQRPPIADNMQLKTGQSVLNGPVPISGPPGQPLFRPPSSVNGIASPSVSQGSMQMNGQFSGIRPPVSSGPVMNGPNQGPPFQGNQFNQPRQGYPGSSGQFRPDGPPQNFRPPFSGAPPSSQGVFRPQQTGGPSGMPPMQGIPQFSTQSSQGGVSGPPGVTASQGMARPPLSQAQQTQSQGKTIDTKLLLADRPNELPVPFHGHGQYSHQVGMALTPGITPANSGPSSQRSSRTNSPAVINPNLDALEGQFRGTPEQETQPPGNPQQQWSQQHGLPPASQQQDMPPASNFPGVPPSSQQTGVPSWQPDMPGLPPTSQQTGMPSSSQQRFPPPPANQPQFGVPPMSAPNQRPGFPPPQMTTGQQPRFPPTSMGMRPGFPPVSSTSQQPGFPPPPVSTNQVPGFPPTSASQHPRFPPPPTTANQQPGFQPAPTSANQQPGFPPPPSANQQPGFPPPPTSANQQPGFRPPPTSVSQQPGFPPPPTSASQQPGFPPQPSSANQYQGFQPNSPLGQPRSQPYAPQGKTIGEFVNTYPKQNTGLNAMTSNFSNMSVQGSQNINLLQQKKLIPPDGVETPKPVIPNDNRNVNCNPEVFRCTMNNIPQTSALLNKSRLPLGILIHPFKDLSQLPVIQSSVIVRCRSCRTYINPFVYFVDSRRWKCNLCYRVNELPDEFSFDPVSKSYGDPQRRPEIKSATIEFIAPSEYMLRPPQPAVYLYLIDVSFNAIETGYLTVFCETLLDVLDRIPGDSRTQIGFIAYDSSVHFFNLAEGLSQPQMLTVTDVDDIFLPSPDDLLVNLNECKSLVIDLLNQLPTLFENNMETRSALGAALQAAFKMTTATGGRLTVMQTVLPTYGPGALQNREDSTQKTSKDISSLGPATDFYKKLALDCSAQQIAVDLFMFNGQYADIASIECISKFSGGCVSYYPSYHAVRSPHLAEKFEADLRRYLTRKVGFESVMRIRCSKGISIHTFHGNFFVRSTDLLSLPNVNPDAGFGMQMSIEEPLTDMSTMCFQAALLYTSSKGERRIRVHTLCLPVTNQISEIHAGADQQAIIALLAKMAVDRSISSSMSDAREAIVNASIDILNAYSSTLPASQRVGNLCSNDQLKLIPLYCLALLKSTAFRTGISTSLDDRTYALHQCKSLPTTELIRMLYPDLYPIHTIMDVEMVKKGSLEFPKLPLLQLSSANIDRNGAYLLDTGDTIYLYLGSAVNPQFCQDVLDRPHFASIQEGGITELPELENDGSERVRSFITYLLDGRSNGAALVVVREDGKLRMKFFQHFVEDRTESSISYIEFLQQIQMQIKS is encoded by the exons TAGGAGGCCAAAGACCACCCATAGCAGATAATATGCAGTTAAAAACAGGGCAGTCGGTATTAAATGGACCTGTTCCTATTTCAGGCCCACCAGGCCAGCCCTTATTTCGGCCACCATCAAGTGTAAATGGTATTGCTTCACCATCAGTGTCACAAGGAAGTATGCAAATGAATGGTCAGTTTTCAGGCATAAGACCACCTGTGTCCAGTGGTCCTGTAATGAATGGACCTAATCAAGGACCACCTTTTCAAGGAAATCAGTTTAATCAACCAAGGCAAGGATATCCAGGATCAAGTGGACAGTTTCGACCAGATGGTCCGCCACAAAATTTTAGGCCTCCATTTTCAGGGGCCCCACCTTCAAGTCAAGGTGTATTCAGACCTCAGCAAACAGGAGGACCTTCAGGAATGCCACCTATGCAAGGGATCCCCCAATTTTCAACACAATCGTCACAGGGAGGTGTGTCAGGGCCTCCTGGTGTGACAGCATCGCAGGGCATGGCAAGACCACCTTTGTCACAAGCCCAACAGACACAGTCTCAAG GGAAAACAATTGACACTAAACTGCTTTTGGCAGATCGTCCGAATGAACTCCCTGTACCATTTCATGGACATGGCCAGTACTCGCACCAAGTTGGTATGGCACTCACTCCCGGGATAACACCTGCTAACTCAG GTCCATCATCACAAAGGTCATCAAGGACAAATTCTCCTGCAGTGATCAACCCGAATCTTGATGCTCTAGAGGGACAGTTTAGGGGAACACCAG agcAAGAGACCCAACCCCCAGGTAATCCCCAGCAACAATGGAGTCAGCAACATGGTTTACCCCCAGCATCTCAACAACAAGACATGCCCCCAGCATCAAATTTTCCTGGTGTGCCTCCTTCATCACAGCAAACTGGTGTTCCTTCTTGGCAACCAGACATGCCAGGTTTGCCTCCCACTTCGCAGCAAACTGGCATGCCTTCTTCATCACAGCAAAGATTTCCTCCACCCCCAGCCAATCAACCTCAGTTTGGTGTCCCTCCCATGTCAGCCCCCAATCAGAGACCAGGATTTCCTCCTCCACAAATGACTACTGGCCAACAGCCAAGGTTTCCCCCTACATCCATGGGTATGCGACCAGGATTCCCTCCTGTCTCATCAACCAGTCAACAACCAGGATTTCCTCCACCTCCAGTTTCAACCAATCAAGTACCAGGATTCCCTCCAACATCAGCAAGCCAGCATCCAAGGTTTCCACCACCCCCAACAACAGCCAACCAGCAGCCAGGATTTCAGCCCGCTCCAACTTCAGCCAATCAGCAACCAGGATTTCCACCACCTCCTTCAGCCAATCAGCAACCAGGATTTCCACCACCTCCAACTTCAGCCAATCAGCAACCAGGATTTCGGCCACCCCCAACATCAGTCAGCCAACAACCAGGATTTCCGCCACCTCCAACTTCAGCCAGTCAGCAACCAGGATTTCCTCCACAACCAAGTTCAGCAAATCAGTACCAAGGCTTTCAGCCAAATTCCCCTTTAGGTCAGCCGAGAAGTCAACCGTATGCTCCACAAGGGAAAACTATCGGAGAGTTTGTCAATACCTACCCAAAGCAAAATACTGGACTGAATGCCATGACATCGAATTTTAGCAACATGTCTGTGCAG GGTAGCCAGAATATAAATCTGTTACAGCAGAAAAAGTTAATCCCTCCCGATGGGGTAGAGACACCAAAGCCAGTGATACCAAATGATAACAGGAATGTCAACTGTAATCCAGA AGTGTTTCGTTGTACGATGAACAACATACCCCAGACGTCAGCATTGTTAAACAAGTCCAGGTTACCCCTTGGCATTCTCATACATCCTTTCAAAGATTTGTCC CAATTGCCTGTGATACAGTCCAGTGTTATAGTGAGATGTCGCTCGTGTAGGACGTACATCAATCCGTTTGTTTATTTTGTAGACAGTCGACGGTGGAAATGTAATCTTTGTTACAGGGTTAATGaat tGCCAGATGAGTTTTCATTTGACCCAGTGAGTAAAAGTTATGGTGATCCACAGAGGAGACCAGAAATCAAATCAGCGACCATAGAGTTCATAGCACCTTCAGAATATATG TTAAGACCACCACAGCCAGCAGTGTACCTTTATTTGATAGATGTGTCTTTCAATGCCATAGAAACAG GTTATTTAACTGTTTTCTGTGAGACATTACTAGATGTGTTGGACCGGATACCAGGCGATTCTCGGACACAGATAGGTTTCATAGCATATGACAGTTCTGTACATTTCTTTAATCTGGCCGAGGGTTTGTCTCAGCCTCAGATGCTCACTGTTACAGATGTAGATG atatttttctACCCAGTCCTGATGATTTACTAGTCAATCTAAACGAGTGTAAAAGTTTGGTAATTGATCTGTTAAACCAGTTACCAACATTATTTGAGAACAATATGGAAACCAGAAGTGCCCTTGGTGCCGCACTGCAAGCAGCTTTCAAAATGACG ACGGCCACTGGTGGACGACTGACTGTTATGCAGACTGTGTTACCAACATACGGCCCTGGTGCACTACAAAATAGAGAAGATTCAACACAGAAAACTTCCAAA GACATTTCAAGTCTTGGTCCAGCAACAGATTTTTACAAGAAGCTGGCATTAGATTGTTCTGCCCAGCAGATAGCAGTTGATCTCTTCATGTTTAATGGACAATATGCTGATATTGCATCCATAG AATGTATATCAAAGTTTTCTGGTGGTTGTGTGTCATATTACCCATCATACCATGCTGTGCGGTCACCGCATTTGGCGGAAAAGTTTGAGGCAGATCTCCGGCGGTACCTGACACGGAAGGTTGGATTTGAATCTGTGATGAGAATTCGGTGCTCAAAAG GAATTAGTATCCACACATTTCATGGTAATTTCTTTGTGAGATCTACGGACTTGCTGTCATTGCCCAATGTGAACCCAGATGCTGGGTTTGGTATGCAGATGTCGATAGAGGAGCCACTGACAGACATGTCAACCATGTGTTTCCAGGCTGCACTCTTGTATACTTCCAGTAAAG GTGAAAGACGTATTCGAGTGCACACACTTTGTTTACCAGTAACGAATCAGATCAGTGAAATACACGCAGGGGCTGATCAACAAGCTATTATAGCTTTACTGGCTAAGATGG CTGTAGACCGCAGTATATCATCATCTATGTCTGATGCGAGGGAAGCAATTGTGAATGCTTCCATTGATATATTGAATGCATACAGCAGTACATTACCAGCATCGCAGAGAGTCGGAAATCTCTGTTCCAATGATCAGCTTAAACTTATACCACTCTACTGTCTGGCATTGCTCAAATCT ACGGCATTTAGGACAGGTATATCAACTAGTTTAGATGACAGAACATACGCTCTTCACCAGTGTAAAAGTCTGCCGACAACTGAACTGATTAGAATGTTATACccagatctatatcctatacataCAATTATGGACGTG GAAATGGTGAAAAAAGGAAGTCTGGAGTTTCCTAAATTACCGTTACTTCAGCTGTCATCAGCTAACATTGATCGTAATGGGGCGTATCTACTTGACACAGGAGATACAATATACCTGTATTTAGGTAGTGCCGTAAACCCACAGTTCTGTCAGGATGTGTTAGACAGACCACACTTTGCCTCAATACAAGAGGGTGGcatt ACAGAACTTCCTGAACTAGAAAACGATGGATCAGAGAGAGTGCGTTCTTTTATTACCTATTTGTTAGATGGTCGATCAAATGGTGCAGCCTTGGTTGTAGTCAG GGAAGATGGCAAGTTGAGAATGAAATTTTTCCAGCATTTTGTAGAAGATCGGACAGAGTCAAGTATATCATATATAGAATTCTTACAACAAATACAGATGCAAATAAAGAGCTGA